A genomic stretch from Stegostoma tigrinum isolate sSteTig4 unplaced genomic scaffold, sSteTig4.hap1 scaffold_197, whole genome shotgun sequence includes:
- the LOC132207892 gene encoding utrophin-like: MCSCGLRSCGGHGSGTAVSSPDAAEPTPEERAQRIAKAVRKQSTEVKENWEQLKTRASNWQKQVEKALEKLQELQKALDDLEAHVITAEGVHTDWQPVGDLLIDSLQDHIDKTTGKDYLQNLRLGFERQQPLFWRDNGNCRCWRMRDNTVWNWTKTAGQASS, from the exons atgtgctcgtgtggtctcaggagttgcggaggtcacggctctgggacagccgtttcatcgcccgatgctgcag aacctaccccggaagagagagcccagagaattgccaaagctgtccgcaaacagtcaacagaagtgaaggaaaattgggagcaattgaaaacccgtgcaagcaactggcagaaacaggtggaaaaggcgttggagaaacttcaagaactgcagaaagctctggatgatcttgaggctcatgtgataacagctgagggggtccacactgattggcaacctgtgggtgacctgcttattgactcattgcaggatcacattgataaaaccaca ggtaaggactatctgcaaaatctgagattgggttttgaaagacagcagcctttgttttggagagataatgggaactgcagatgctggagaatgcgagataacaccgtgtggaattggacgaagacagcaggccaagcatcatcttag